A single window of Nicotiana sylvestris chromosome 3, ASM39365v2, whole genome shotgun sequence DNA harbors:
- the LOC104230816 gene encoding uncharacterized protein gives MTFESSILGNLEPRKVRGPTLLKNIWKLPSGKVVDVPFNNRNQAIGEKGRKLASFLGIIARTPELTPLHVDDWRNFDKEKKKKLVDFVRKKFSIPRRGEAYVLKSLGKKWKDYKCELKGEYLRKYKTKDLLLKNRPSRIPRDQWSGLVAYWLSDKAKRRFQANRNNRANQKMPHTGGSKSIATLMDEQAVNRIEPTRAQVFILTHTKRKDGRPLDDDSVKAIEMINERTNNSESSTDQPPRGVAWEGDVYSQVFENDKSGYVRGLGLGPTPSGLWGSKSSLENIIGEDSSNEAVQRLTQEITELKDKHNEEMNLMKQNQEKMQSELLEMRQLMQKYASNESLPQNINDISIEQVPAANSRHERVPQRLRIPNVAENTSTSYGTTHLYPLAS, from the exons ATGACCTTTGAATCTTCTATTCTAGGTAATTTGGAGCCAAGAAAGGTTCGTGGGCCTACTTTACTAAAAAATATTTGGAAACTTCCTTCGGGGAAGGTAGTTGATGTGCCGTTTAATAATCGTAACCAAGCTATTGGGGAAAAAGGTCGAAAGCTTGCTAGCTTTCTAGGAATCATTGCGAGAACTCCAGAACTAACACCGTTACATGTAGATGATTGGAGAAATTTTGAcaaggagaaaaagaagaaattggTGGATTTTGTGAGG aaGAAGTTCTCTATCCCAAGACGAGGAGAAGCTTATGTCCTAAAGTCACTAGGAAAGAAATGGAAAGATTACAAGTGTGAGTTAAAAGGTGAGTATTTGCGAAAATATAAGACTAAAGACCTTTTGCTGAAAAATAGACCAAGTCGCATACCGAGGGATCAATGGAGTGGTCTTGTCGCTTATTGGCTTTCAGATAAAGCTAAG AGGCGTTTCCAAGCAAATAGAAATAATAGGGCCAATCAAAAGATGCCTCACACAGGAGGATCCAAAAGTATTGCTACCTTGATGGATGAGCAG GCTGTAAATAGGATAGAGCCTACACGAGCACAAGTTTTCATATTAACTCATACAAAACGTAAGGATGGTAGACCACTGGATGATGATTCTGTCAAGGCAATt GAAATGATAAATGAAAGGACGAACAATAGTGAGAGCTCTACTGACCAACCTCCTCGCGGTGTTGCTTGGGAAGGCGATGTGTATTCTCAGGTGTTCGAAAATGACAAAAGTGGATATGTTCGTGGTTTAGGACTTGGTCCAACTCCTTCTGGTCTATGGGGTAGTAAATCTTCCTTAGAAAATATTATCGGAGAGGATTCGTCTAATGAAGCTGTCCAAAGGTTAACACAAGAGATAACCGAGTTAAAGGATAAACATAATGAAGAAATGAATCTGATGAAACAAAATCAGGAGAAGATGCAATCAGAATTACTCGAAATGCGACAATTGATGCAGAAATATGCTTCCAATGAATCTCTGCCTCAAAATATCAATGACATCTCAATTGAACAG